In Aureibaculum algae, the following are encoded in one genomic region:
- a CDS encoding ACT domain-containing protein, which translates to MNGEKDLETLLKSMKPKHNVGEYVFCTTENLDQLNLSQIIMTFKEEESITVIAKKEVADQLNLEYSFIASWITLTVHSALEAVGLTAAFSKALSENGISCNVVAAYYHDHIFVDKIDTDKAMEILKAFSK; encoded by the coding sequence ATGAACGGAGAAAAAGATTTAGAGACGCTATTAAAATCAATGAAGCCTAAACACAATGTAGGCGAATACGTATTTTGTACTACAGAAAATTTGGACCAACTCAATTTGAGCCAAATCATAATGACTTTTAAAGAAGAAGAAAGCATTACTGTTATTGCTAAAAAGGAAGTTGCAGACCAACTAAATTTAGAATATTCTTTTATTGCATCATGGATTACACTTACAGTACATTCTGCGTTAGAAGCTGTTGGTTTAACAGCTGCATTTTCAAAGGCATTATCGGAAAATGGAATAAGTTGTAATGTAGTTGCGGCTTATTATCACGACCATATTTTTGTAGATAAAATAGATACCGATAAAGCAATGGAAATTTTGAAAGCATTTTCGAAATAA
- a CDS encoding type 1 glutamine amidotransferase domain-containing protein, translating to MIKIKIPLFVFLFTVLLISCNNKTNSDKSIAKTETKALKKILFVVTSHDEKGDTGEKTGYYLGEVSHPWDVLHTAGYEIDFVSPLGGKAPVDAFDMTDSINKKFWDNDLYRNKIENTKKPNEVHPDDYVAIHYAGGHGAMWDFADNLEIAEIAKQIYENNGVVSAVCHGPAGLVNIKLSNGSYLVDGKKVNAFTNEEEIKVKLENVVPFLLEDTLKERGAIFEKSAPFNMHVVTDNRLITGQNPQSAHSVGKATLNELQRLTKSAK from the coding sequence ATGATAAAAATTAAAATTCCCCTTTTTGTATTCTTGTTTACGGTGCTTCTTATAAGCTGTAATAATAAAACCAACTCAGATAAATCAATAGCAAAAACGGAAACGAAAGCATTAAAAAAGATATTATTTGTAGTTACAAGTCATGATGAAAAAGGAGATACGGGAGAGAAAACCGGTTACTATCTTGGAGAAGTTTCTCATCCTTGGGATGTACTGCATACTGCTGGTTACGAAATAGATTTTGTAAGTCCGTTAGGTGGAAAAGCTCCTGTAGACGCCTTTGACATGACTGATTCTATCAATAAGAAATTTTGGGATAATGATTTGTATCGTAACAAAATTGAAAATACCAAAAAACCTAATGAAGTACATCCTGATGACTATGTAGCCATTCATTATGCAGGAGGTCATGGGGCTATGTGGGATTTTGCAGACAATTTAGAAATTGCGGAAATAGCAAAGCAAATTTATGAAAATAATGGTGTAGTCAGTGCTGTATGTCATGGACCTGCGGGACTTGTAAACATTAAATTAAGCAACGGATCGTATCTTGTGGATGGTAAAAAAGTGAATGCCTTTACAAATGAAGAAGAAATTAAAGTAAAACTAGAAAATGTGGTTCCTTTTTTACTAGAAGATACGTTAAAAGAACGTGGTGCTATTTTTGAAAAGTCAGCACCTTTTAACATGCACGTAGTTACTGACAATAGATTAATAACGGGTCAAAACCCACAATCTGCTCATAGTGTTGGTAAGGCTACCTTAAATGAGTTACAAAGACTAACTAAAAGTGCTAAATAA
- a CDS encoding IS1182 family transposase, which produces MKFIIGKDRKQTCLFPISLEDSIDEENSIRSIDQFVDSLDLAELGFRSDFTENGPPAYHPSVLLKLYIYGYMNRVRSSRLLEKECKRNIELMWLLESLAPDHNTISNFRKDNAKAIKKVFFATVQIARNFGLIGATLIAGDSTKFRAQNSKKNNFNQKKIQRHLDYIDNKLLQYDNALEQSDSNSEKEEIKNNIDKHQGRRKHYKQLEKKLKESGEPQISTSDPDSKHLIVRNNITEVAYCVQTTVDADNKIPFDYLVTNKNDSKAMGQMLRRAKTILGSNSFTALYDKGYHTGSEFRTANQLGIKTLVAIPGIGRASQAPDPSYNSEYFEYNKESDTYLCPQGNILKSNGSTYKGRNYRFKQYKTNKCKTCPARDLCTTSKVNGKVLQRSEFQKYIEENARQVLKNPKAYKKRQAIVEHPYGTIKRQWGFNYITTKKTKQRASADVGLMFIVYNLKRIWNILNLKKLLFLKPYQDLIKIIYQLLSTIALLLRRNTKKQIPI; this is translated from the coding sequence ATGAAATTTATTATTGGAAAAGACCGAAAACAGACCTGCCTTTTTCCCATTTCTCTTGAAGATTCTATTGATGAGGAGAACAGCATTAGGTCGATAGATCAATTTGTAGATTCACTTGACTTAGCGGAACTTGGTTTTCGTTCAGATTTTACAGAGAACGGACCTCCAGCCTACCATCCTTCTGTTTTACTGAAACTATATATCTATGGCTATATGAACCGCGTGCGATCTTCACGACTATTGGAAAAAGAATGCAAACGTAATATTGAACTAATGTGGCTTCTTGAATCTTTAGCTCCCGACCATAACACTATCAGTAATTTTAGAAAGGATAATGCTAAAGCAATAAAAAAAGTGTTTTTTGCTACGGTTCAAATAGCACGCAATTTTGGGCTCATTGGAGCTACATTGATTGCAGGCGACAGTACTAAATTTAGAGCACAGAACAGTAAAAAGAATAATTTTAACCAAAAGAAAATACAACGTCATTTAGATTATATTGACAATAAGTTGCTACAGTACGACAATGCACTAGAACAAAGTGACAGCAACAGTGAAAAGGAAGAAATCAAAAATAATATAGACAAACATCAAGGACGCAGAAAACACTATAAGCAACTTGAAAAAAAACTAAAAGAATCTGGAGAACCACAGATATCAACCTCAGATCCCGACAGTAAGCATTTGATAGTACGTAACAACATCACTGAAGTTGCCTACTGTGTGCAGACCACTGTAGATGCAGATAATAAAATCCCTTTTGATTATTTGGTCACCAATAAGAATGACTCAAAAGCAATGGGACAGATGCTACGCAGGGCAAAAACCATTTTAGGCTCTAATTCTTTTACTGCACTTTATGATAAAGGTTATCATACAGGAAGTGAATTTAGGACAGCTAATCAATTAGGTATAAAAACACTTGTAGCAATACCTGGAATAGGGAGAGCTTCACAAGCTCCTGACCCAAGCTACAACTCAGAATATTTTGAATATAATAAAGAAAGTGACACTTATCTGTGCCCACAGGGAAATATCCTTAAAAGCAACGGAAGCACTTATAAAGGAAGAAACTATCGATTTAAACAGTACAAAACAAACAAATGTAAAACATGTCCGGCGAGAGATCTATGTACCACCTCTAAAGTAAATGGAAAGGTGTTACAGCGAAGTGAGTTCCAAAAATACATCGAAGAAAATGCCCGACAAGTTTTAAAAAACCCAAAGGCATACAAAAAAAGACAAGCTATTGTAGAGCATCCTTATGGAACCATAAAACGCCAATGGGGTTTTAACTATATTACCACTAAAAAAACAAAACAAAGAGCAAGTGCAGATGTAGGCCTAATGTTTATAGTTTATAACTTGAAAAGAATCTGGAACATCCTTAACCTAAAGAAACTACTCTTTTTAAAGCCCTACCAAGACTTAATCAAGATTATATACCAATTATTGAGTACAATAGCACTTCTCTTAAGGCGAAACACAAAAAAACAAATACCAATATAA
- a CDS encoding Crp/Fnr family transcriptional regulator, whose amino-acid sequence MEINQIINTIYPLTTESSNLITESIIETKLPKGHILFKANKIETSIYFIKKGIARAYAYSDDNQITFWFGQEGDPIVSMQSYVNNRKGYEDVELLKDCELYELQTEKLHKLFLKDIEIANWGRKFSELELIKSEERLISLQFNTATERYLALLKNYPSIIQRVQLSHIASYLGITQVSLSRIRANIK is encoded by the coding sequence ATGGAAATAAACCAAATTATTAATACTATATACCCTCTAACAACGGAATCTAGCAACTTAATAACGGAGTCAATAATTGAAACTAAGTTACCAAAGGGGCATATTTTATTTAAAGCAAATAAAATTGAAACCAGTATTTATTTTATCAAAAAAGGAATAGCTAGAGCCTATGCGTATTCAGATGATAATCAAATTACTTTTTGGTTTGGTCAAGAAGGCGATCCTATTGTTTCAATGCAAAGTTATGTTAATAATAGAAAAGGGTATGAAGATGTAGAATTATTGAAAGATTGCGAACTCTACGAATTACAAACAGAAAAACTTCACAAACTCTTTTTAAAAGACATTGAAATTGCAAATTGGGGACGTAAATTTTCAGAATTAGAACTTATTAAATCAGAAGAGCGACTTATTTCTTTACAATTTAATACCGCAACCGAAAGGTATTTAGCACTTCTTAAAAATTATCCTAGCATTATACAACGTGTACAATTATCTCATATCGCTTCGTATTTAGGTATTACCCAAGTTAGTTTAAGTAGAATTAGAGCAAACATAAAATAA
- a CDS encoding DMT family transporter produces MNWILLIIAGLFEVAFAACLGKAKEATGIESTYWYIGFIVCLSISMFLLLKVTQQLPIGTAYAVWTGIGAVGTVLVGILIFKEPATFWRLFFIMTLIVSIIGLKVVSH; encoded by the coding sequence ATGAATTGGATACTTTTAATAATTGCTGGGCTTTTTGAAGTTGCCTTCGCGGCGTGCCTTGGAAAAGCAAAAGAGGCTACAGGTATTGAATCTACATATTGGTATATAGGGTTTATTGTTTGTTTAAGTATCAGTATGTTTCTTCTTTTAAAAGTAACTCAGCAACTCCCCATTGGTACAGCATATGCTGTTTGGACAGGTATTGGTGCGGTAGGAACTGTTTTGGTTGGGATTTTAATTTTTAAAGAACCTGCAACATTTTGGCGACTCTTTTTCATTATGACGCTAATTGTCTCCATTATCGGACTGAAAGTAGTTTCGCATTAA